A stretch of the Channa argus isolate prfri chromosome 9, Channa argus male v1.0, whole genome shotgun sequence genome encodes the following:
- the mid1 gene encoding E3 ubiquitin-protein ligase Midline-1 isoform X2: METLESELTCPICLELFEDPLLLPCAHSLCFNCAHRILISHCTPSEPIQSITAFQCPTCRYVITLNQRGLDGLKRNVTLQNIIDRYQKASLSGPNSPNETRRERATLDSKAMTSPSDRVQCQFCEQDPPQDAVKTCVTCEVSYCEECLKATHPNKKPFTGHRLIEPLLDSHLRGLMCLEHEDEKVNMYCVTDEQLICALCKLVGRHRDHQVAALSDRYDKLKQALDSNLSNLIKRTSELESLMSKLIQTCQHVEVNASRQENKLLEECDLLINIIQQRRQIIATKIKEGKSVRLRKLAQQIASCKQCIERSSSLISQADQTLKETDHARFLQTAKSICERVSMATASSQILLPEINLNDTFDSFALDFTREKKMLESLDYLTAPSQPVIREELSTASYDTITVHWTSDDEFSVVSYELQYAIFTSQSNVVSLCSSADSWMIVPNIKQNHYTVHGLQCGTKYIFIVKAINQAGSRSSEPGKLKTNSQPFKLDSKSAHRKLRVSHDNLTVERDETSSKKSHSQDRFSSHSSYGVTGNVYIDSGRHYWEALIGGSTWFAVGIAYKSAPKHEWVGKNSASWVMSRCNNSWVVRHNSKEVPIEPSPHLRRLGVLLDYDSGSLSFYDAVGSQHLYTFDIAFAQPVCPVFNVWNRCLTILTGLPIPDHLEGTDYNN; this comes from the exons ATGGAAACACTGGAGTCGGAGCTGACCTGCCCAATCTGTCTGGAGCTCTTTGAGGACCCACTGCTCTTGCCCTGTGCTCATAGCCTTTGTTTCAATTGTGCACATCGTATCCTGATCTCTCACTGCACCCCGAGCGAGCCAATACAGTCCATCACCGCCTTTCAGTGCCCAACCTGTCGCTATGTCATCACTCTCAACCAGAGGGGTCTAGACGGACTCAAACGCAACGTAACCCTACAGAACATTATCGACCGTTACCAGAAGGCTTCTCTAAGTGGGCCCAACTCTCCTAACGAGACTCGGCGTGAGCGAGCCACCCTTGACAGCAAAGCCATGACATCTCCCAGTGACAGGGTGCAATGTCAGTTCTGTGAGCAGGACCCTCCACAGGATGCTGTGAAGACCTGCGTAACATGTGAGGTGTCATACTGCGAAGAATGTCTCAAGGCCACGCACCCAAACAAGAAGCCTTTCACGGGCCACCGTTTAATCGAACCCTTGCTGGACTCCCATCTGCGAGGGCTTATGTGTCTGGAACATGAGGACGAGAAGGTCAACATGTACTGTGTGACAGATGAACAGTTGATCTGTGCTTTGTGTAAACTGGTTGGCCGACATCGAGACCACCAAGTAGCAGCACTCAGTGATCGATATGACAAACTCAAG caagCCTTGGATTCCAACCTCAGCAATCTAATCAAGAGGACCAGTGAGTTGGAAAGTCTGATGAGCAAACTTATCCAAACCTGCCAACATGTGGAG GTAAATGCATCGCGGCAAGAAAACAAGCTGCTGGAAGAATGTGACCTGCTGATTAATATCATACAGCAGAGAAGACAAATCATCGCTACAAAGATAAAGGAGGGAAAG TCTGTGAGGCTAAGGAAGCTAGCCCAGCAGATAGCCAGCTGCAAGCAGTGCATTGAGAGGTCCTCTTCCCTCATATCACAGGCTGACCAAACTCTCAAGGAGACAGACCATGCTCGCTTTCTTCAGACGGCTAAAAGTATCTGTGAGAG AgtatccatggcaacagcaTCTTCTCAAATCCTGTTACCAGAAATTAACCTGAATGACACTTTTGATAGTTTTGCTTTGGACTTTACaagggaaaagaaaatgctaGAAAGTTTGGATTACCTGACAG CTCCAAGTCAACCAGTAATCCGCGAGGAATTATCTACAGCTTCGTATGACACAATCACAGTTCACTGGACATCAGATGATGAGTTTTCCGTGGTATCATATGAACTTCAGTATGCCATTTTCACCAGCCAATCTAATGTTGTCA GTTTGTGTAGCTCTGCTGATAGTTGGATGATTGTACCAAACATCAAGCAAAATCACTACACTGTGCATGGACTGCAGTGTGGCACAAAGTACATCTTTATTGTAAAAGCCATAAACCAGGCTGGGAGTCGCAGCAGTGAACCAGGGAAACTCAAGACAAACA gcCAGCCGTTCAAATTGGATTCAAAGTCTGCTCATCGGAAGCTGAGGGTGTCCCATGACAACCTGACAGTGGAGAGGGACGAGACATCATCCAAGAAGAGCCACAGTCAGGATCGTTTCTCCAGCCACAGTAGCTATGGTGTCACGGGAAATGTTTATATTGACAGCGGCCGCCATTACTGGGAGGCTCTAATAGGAGGAAGCACATG GTTTGCAGTGGGTATTGCCTACAAGTCAGCACCAAAACATGAATGGGTGGGTAAAAACTCAGCCTCCTGGGTTATGTCTCGCTGCAACAACTCATGGGTGGTGCGTCACAACAGTAAAGAGGTGCCCATTGAGCCTTCACCCCACCTGCGGCGTCTTGGGGTATTGTTGGACTATGACTCTGGATCTTTGTCTTTCTACGATGCCGTGGGTTCTCAGCACTTGTATACATTTGACATTGCCTTTGCTCAACCAGTGTGTCCTGTGTTCAATGTGTGGAACAGGTGTTTAACAATCCTCACTGGACTCCCCATCCCAGATCACTTAGAGGGAACAGACTACAACAACTAA
- the mid1 gene encoding E3 ubiquitin-protein ligase Midline-1 isoform X1 produces METLESELTCPICLELFEDPLLLPCAHSLCFNCAHRILISHCTPSEPIQSITAFQCPTCRYVITLNQRGLDGLKRNVTLQNIIDRYQKASLSGPNSPNETRRERATLDSKAMTSPSDRVQCQFCEQDPPQDAVKTCVTCEVSYCEECLKATHPNKKPFTGHRLIEPLLDSHLRGLMCLEHEDEKVNMYCVTDEQLICALCKLVGRHRDHQVAALSDRYDKLKRSAGRFLCVGRGLSHQEADQQALDSNLSNLIKRTSELESLMSKLIQTCQHVEVNASRQENKLLEECDLLINIIQQRRQIIATKIKEGKSVRLRKLAQQIASCKQCIERSSSLISQADQTLKETDHARFLQTAKSICERVSMATASSQILLPEINLNDTFDSFALDFTREKKMLESLDYLTAPSQPVIREELSTASYDTITVHWTSDDEFSVVSYELQYAIFTSQSNVVSLCSSADSWMIVPNIKQNHYTVHGLQCGTKYIFIVKAINQAGSRSSEPGKLKTNSQPFKLDSKSAHRKLRVSHDNLTVERDETSSKKSHSQDRFSSHSSYGVTGNVYIDSGRHYWEALIGGSTWFAVGIAYKSAPKHEWVGKNSASWVMSRCNNSWVVRHNSKEVPIEPSPHLRRLGVLLDYDSGSLSFYDAVGSQHLYTFDIAFAQPVCPVFNVWNRCLTILTGLPIPDHLEGTDYNN; encoded by the exons ATGGAAACACTGGAGTCGGAGCTGACCTGCCCAATCTGTCTGGAGCTCTTTGAGGACCCACTGCTCTTGCCCTGTGCTCATAGCCTTTGTTTCAATTGTGCACATCGTATCCTGATCTCTCACTGCACCCCGAGCGAGCCAATACAGTCCATCACCGCCTTTCAGTGCCCAACCTGTCGCTATGTCATCACTCTCAACCAGAGGGGTCTAGACGGACTCAAACGCAACGTAACCCTACAGAACATTATCGACCGTTACCAGAAGGCTTCTCTAAGTGGGCCCAACTCTCCTAACGAGACTCGGCGTGAGCGAGCCACCCTTGACAGCAAAGCCATGACATCTCCCAGTGACAGGGTGCAATGTCAGTTCTGTGAGCAGGACCCTCCACAGGATGCTGTGAAGACCTGCGTAACATGTGAGGTGTCATACTGCGAAGAATGTCTCAAGGCCACGCACCCAAACAAGAAGCCTTTCACGGGCCACCGTTTAATCGAACCCTTGCTGGACTCCCATCTGCGAGGGCTTATGTGTCTGGAACATGAGGACGAGAAGGTCAACATGTACTGTGTGACAGATGAACAGTTGATCTGTGCTTTGTGTAAACTGGTTGGCCGACATCGAGACCACCAAGTAGCAGCACTCAGTGATCGATATGACAAACTCAAG AGATCTGCTGGCCGCTTTCTCTGTGTGGGGCGTGGTCTTTCACACCAGGAGGCAGACCAG caagCCTTGGATTCCAACCTCAGCAATCTAATCAAGAGGACCAGTGAGTTGGAAAGTCTGATGAGCAAACTTATCCAAACCTGCCAACATGTGGAG GTAAATGCATCGCGGCAAGAAAACAAGCTGCTGGAAGAATGTGACCTGCTGATTAATATCATACAGCAGAGAAGACAAATCATCGCTACAAAGATAAAGGAGGGAAAG TCTGTGAGGCTAAGGAAGCTAGCCCAGCAGATAGCCAGCTGCAAGCAGTGCATTGAGAGGTCCTCTTCCCTCATATCACAGGCTGACCAAACTCTCAAGGAGACAGACCATGCTCGCTTTCTTCAGACGGCTAAAAGTATCTGTGAGAG AgtatccatggcaacagcaTCTTCTCAAATCCTGTTACCAGAAATTAACCTGAATGACACTTTTGATAGTTTTGCTTTGGACTTTACaagggaaaagaaaatgctaGAAAGTTTGGATTACCTGACAG CTCCAAGTCAACCAGTAATCCGCGAGGAATTATCTACAGCTTCGTATGACACAATCACAGTTCACTGGACATCAGATGATGAGTTTTCCGTGGTATCATATGAACTTCAGTATGCCATTTTCACCAGCCAATCTAATGTTGTCA GTTTGTGTAGCTCTGCTGATAGTTGGATGATTGTACCAAACATCAAGCAAAATCACTACACTGTGCATGGACTGCAGTGTGGCACAAAGTACATCTTTATTGTAAAAGCCATAAACCAGGCTGGGAGTCGCAGCAGTGAACCAGGGAAACTCAAGACAAACA gcCAGCCGTTCAAATTGGATTCAAAGTCTGCTCATCGGAAGCTGAGGGTGTCCCATGACAACCTGACAGTGGAGAGGGACGAGACATCATCCAAGAAGAGCCACAGTCAGGATCGTTTCTCCAGCCACAGTAGCTATGGTGTCACGGGAAATGTTTATATTGACAGCGGCCGCCATTACTGGGAGGCTCTAATAGGAGGAAGCACATG GTTTGCAGTGGGTATTGCCTACAAGTCAGCACCAAAACATGAATGGGTGGGTAAAAACTCAGCCTCCTGGGTTATGTCTCGCTGCAACAACTCATGGGTGGTGCGTCACAACAGTAAAGAGGTGCCCATTGAGCCTTCACCCCACCTGCGGCGTCTTGGGGTATTGTTGGACTATGACTCTGGATCTTTGTCTTTCTACGATGCCGTGGGTTCTCAGCACTTGTATACATTTGACATTGCCTTTGCTCAACCAGTGTGTCCTGTGTTCAATGTGTGGAACAGGTGTTTAACAATCCTCACTGGACTCCCCATCCCAGATCACTTAGAGGGAACAGACTACAACAACTAA